One genomic region from Spirulina subsalsa PCC 9445 encodes:
- a CDS encoding response regulator, which produces MRILLIEDDETLAQLLTETLISNYYLVDHATDGQTGWDLAEAFEYDLILLDFLVPQINGLEFCQQLRKKGDRTPILLMTGDQSQTRKVAILDAGADDYLSKPFNLEELLARVRALLRRGSDVTLPVIEWGNLHLDPSSCIVTFQGQPLRLTAKEYQMLELFLRNRERIFSQSALLDSLWSFDDPPSENAVRTQIKSLRQKLKRAGAGDVIETLYGLGYRLKVPDTANPKPTAPKESESKTPTNTIPSYMVKIWERNREKYDQRIDTIEQAIAALQINPNDGEWRDKSQREAHTLAGSLGSFGLHAASEQARVIEQYLQEASPNLPQLSLAVNHLRQLLHPVPQGATEASISPPPVLSQEKASLLIVDHDVALTEILSQEAQRWGMTVRTAYSVDQARNAIAQAKPDIILLDLHFPTEPGAGFELLTELASPKNKIPVVVFSTRDDFDYRLKVARLGGQGFLQKPLSPVHVLGSLQQVLHQSNATVAKLMIVDDDPELLDCLEVILKPWGFTLILLDDPKKFWEVLKESRPDLLILDVQMPQISGIELCQVLRNDPQWYTIPILILSAHRDSETIQQVFMAGADDYIQKPIVEPELIARILNRLERSQLQRRVAISGKH; this is translated from the coding sequence GTGAGAATTCTTCTGATTGAAGATGACGAGACATTGGCCCAACTGTTGACCGAGACTCTGATCAGTAATTACTATCTGGTAGATCATGCAACAGATGGTCAGACGGGATGGGATTTGGCGGAGGCTTTTGAATATGATCTGATTCTGTTAGATTTTCTGGTTCCCCAAATCAATGGCTTGGAGTTTTGCCAACAATTGCGCAAAAAAGGCGATCGCACTCCCATTTTACTGATGACTGGAGATCAAAGCCAGACCCGCAAGGTCGCCATTTTAGACGCGGGGGCTGATGATTATTTAAGCAAACCCTTTAATTTAGAGGAATTATTAGCCCGAGTGCGCGCCCTCCTGCGACGGGGCAGTGATGTCACCTTACCCGTCATAGAATGGGGAAATCTCCATCTTGACCCTAGCAGTTGTATTGTCACCTTTCAAGGGCAGCCTTTACGGTTAACGGCGAAAGAGTACCAAATGTTGGAGTTATTCTTACGCAACCGAGAACGGATTTTTAGTCAAAGCGCCTTACTTGATAGTCTTTGGTCTTTTGATGATCCCCCTTCTGAAAATGCTGTACGCACCCAAATTAAGAGTCTACGGCAAAAGTTAAAACGGGCAGGGGCGGGGGATGTCATTGAGACATTATACGGTTTAGGGTATCGTCTGAAAGTGCCTGATACAGCCAACCCTAAACCAACAGCCCCCAAGGAGTCGGAGAGCAAAACCCCGACCAACACCATACCCAGTTATATGGTGAAAATTTGGGAGCGCAATCGGGAGAAATATGATCAACGGATTGATACTATTGAACAGGCGATCGCGGCTTTACAGATTAATCCCAATGATGGGGAATGGCGGGACAAAAGCCAGCGAGAAGCCCACACTCTAGCGGGATCTTTGGGCAGTTTTGGCCTCCACGCCGCCTCAGAACAAGCCCGAGTGATTGAGCAGTATTTACAGGAAGCATCCCCCAATTTGCCCCAACTCTCCCTAGCGGTGAACCATTTGCGGCAACTCCTCCATCCCGTCCCCCAAGGGGCAACCGAGGCCTCCATTAGCCCGCCCCCCGTCCTCTCCCAGGAAAAAGCCTCTCTGCTCATTGTGGATCATGATGTGGCGTTAACCGAAATCTTGAGTCAGGAAGCGCAACGCTGGGGAATGACAGTGCGCACCGCTTACAGTGTAGATCAAGCTCGAAATGCGATCGCCCAAGCCAAACCCGATATCATTCTACTCGACCTCCACTTTCCCACCGAACCCGGAGCCGGCTTTGAACTGCTGACAGAACTCGCCTCACCCAAGAACAAAATTCCCGTCGTAGTTTTCAGCACCCGAGATGACTTTGATTATCGTTTAAAAGTCGCCCGTTTAGGGGGGCAAGGGTTCTTACAAAAACCCCTCTCTCCCGTTCATGTCCTAGGCAGCTTACAGCAAGTTCTCCATCAATCCAATGCCACCGTCGCTAAATTAATGATTGTGGACGACGACCCAGAACTTTTAGACTGTTTAGAGGTCATCTTGAAACCTTGGGGCTTTACTTTAATCTTATTGGACGATCCTAAAAAGTTTTGGGAGGTTCTCAAAGAATCGCGTCCTGATTTGCTAATTTTAGACGTACAAATGCCCCAAATTAGTGGCATTGAATTGTGTCAAGTGTTACGTAATGATCCCCAATGGTACACTATCCCCATCCTCATTCTCTCAGCCCATCGGGACTCAGAAACCATTCAACAAGTCTTTATGGCCGGAGCCGATGATTATATTCAAAAACCTATTGTTGAACCGGAATTAATTGCTCGCATTCTCAACCGTTTAGAACGAAGTCAATTACAGCGTCGGGTTGCCATTTCCGGGAAACATTAA